In Brassica rapa cultivar Chiifu-401-42 chromosome A06, CAAS_Brap_v3.01, whole genome shotgun sequence, a single window of DNA contains:
- the LOC103871267 gene encoding G-type lectin S-receptor-like serine/threonine-protein kinase At1g34300 — translation MSNREQRSFTITKTAEMPYPTILTSLLLLLHFTFVACTIPLGSVLYATGSNQSSWSSPSSTFSVSFVPSSPPGSFLAAVSFAGNVTVWSAGSVDSRGSLRLLPSGSLRLISGSNTTVWDSGTDGVGVVSATIDDSGELRLLNNRSITVWSSFDHPTDTVVQSQNFTAGMVLRSGNYSFQLERRGNLTLKWNNSTTYWSQGLNSSLNMSLSSLSLHANGLLLIFDSTHNGGAEIVYSVDYGEGSSNNFMFLKLDDDGNLRIYSSASRDNGPMTSRWSAVADQCLVYGYCGNFGICTHKDTNPVCLCPSLNFDHVDENDKRKGCKRKVELSDCFDNATMVDLDHTRLITDPADPNSEVGSSSCGSNCLLSSTCLASVSLSDGSGNCWQKQSGGSFITGYESPLVTTTSYVKVCGPVLRNGPLVATKGDRKTSKLKLILGVSAASVVMIIIIVAVIVRAKKARKSDWNSENIEEIVMLKHYSYARVKRMTNSFANALGKGGFGTVYKGKLPDGNQDVAVKILKESKGNGEEFINEVASMSRTSHVNIVSLLGFCYEGNKRAIIYEFMPNGSLDKFISEHMSTKMDWEKLYNIALGISRGLEYLHNRCVSRIVHFDIKPQNILMDKDLCPKISDFGLAKLCKNKESIISMLDARGTAGYIAPEVFSKNFGVVSHKSDVYSYGMVVLEMIGARNIETVQHSGSNNSSMYFPDWIYKDFEREQIMKIFGDHLSEEEEKIARKMVLVGLWCIQTNPTRRPAMIKVIEMLEGSLEALEVPPKHLLCLTATRVPETIEDSNNETSSFSYPSQFERGTLSGEDTLRISA, via the exons ATGAGTAACAGAGAACAAAGAAGCTTCACAATAACTAAAACAGCGGAGATGCCATATCCGACAATACTTACTtcacttctccttctccttcactTCACTTTCGTAGCTTGCACCATACCCCTCGGCTCTGTTCTTTACGCAACCGGTTCAAACCAGTCTTCTTGGTCGTCTCCCAGCTCCACTTTCTCCGTCTCCTTCGTTCCATCGTCTCCCCCTGGCTCGTTCCTCGCCGCCGTATCTTTCGCCGGCAACGTTACCGTATGGTCTGCAGGAAGCGTTGACTCCCGAGGCTCCCTTCGTCTCTTACCCTCCGGCTCCCTCCGCCTCATCAGCGGCTCCAACACCACCGTCTGGGACTCCGGAACGGATGGTGTCGGCGTCGTTTCCGCGACGATTGATGACTCCGGTGAACTTCGTCTCCTCAACAACCGAAGCATCACTGTCTGGTCATCCTTTGATCACCCGACAGACACTGTCGTGCAGTCGCAGAACTTCACCGCCGGTATGGTTCTGCGATCTGGTAACTACTCGTTTCAGTTAGAGAGGAGAGGGAACCTCACACTTAAATGGAACAATAGTACGACTTACTGGAGCCAAGGGCTAAATTCGTCTTTAAACATGAGCTTATCGTCATTAAGTTTACATGCTAACGGACTTCTGCTGATCTTTGACTCCACTCATAATGGCGGAGCTGAGATCGTTTACAGTGTAGATTACGGTGAAGGTAGTAGCAATAATTTTATGTTCTTGAAGCTAGACGATGACGGAAATTTGAGAATCTACAGTTCCGCGAGTAGGGACAATGGCCCTATGACGAGTCGCTGGTCAGCTGTTGCTGACCAGTGTCTCGTCTATGGGTACTGTGGGAATTTTGGGATTTGTACCCACAAGGATACAAATCCGGTTTGCTTGTGTCCGTCTCTTAACTTTGATCATGTTGATGAAAATGATAAAAGAAAAGGCTGCAAGAGAAAGGTAGAGTTGAGTGATTGCTTTGACAACGCAACCATGGTTGATTTGGATCACACCAGGTTGATTACAGACCCAGCTGACCCTAACTCGGAGGTTGGTAGTTCGTCTTGTGGATCGAATTGTCTCCTTAGCAGCACTTGTCTTGCTTCTGTCTCATTGTCTGATGGGTCAGGAAACTGTTGGCAGAAGCAAAGCGGTGGTTCCTTCATCACCGGGTACGAGAGCCCATTAGTTACGACTACTTCTTATGTTAAAGTGTGCGGTCCAGTGTTGCGTAATGGACCTTTGGTTGCAACAAAAGGTGACCGTAAAACCTCAAAGTTAAAACTCATACTCG GAGTCTCAGCAGCTTCAGTTGTGATGATCATTATCATTGTCGCGGTGATAGTAAGAGCAAAGAAAGCGAGAAAGAGTGATTGGAATAGCGAAAACATTGAAGAGATTGTAATGTTGAAACATTATAGTTACGCAAGAGTCAAGAGGATGACAAACTCATTTGCAAATGCCCTCGGGAAAGGAGGATTTGGAACTGTCTATAAAGGGAAGTTACCGGATGGAAACCAAGATGTTGCAGTAAAGATCCTGAAGGAGTCAAAGGGGAACGGAGAAGAGTTCATTAATGAAGTAGCTAGCATGAGTAGAACCTCTCATGTTAATATTGTTTCCTTGCTTGGATTCTGTTACGAAGGAAACAAGAGAGCTATAATCTACGAGTTCATGCCAAATGGATCCCTGGACAAGTTTATTTCCGAGCATATGTCAACAAAGATGGATTGGGAGAAGCTATATAATATTGCGTTAGGTATCTCTCGCGGCCTAGAGTATTTGCACAATCGTTGTGTGTCAAGGATTGTGCATTTCGACATAAAGCCACAAAATATACTCATGGACAAAGACCTTTGTcccaaaatttcagattttggtCTTGCTAAGCtttgcaaaaataaagagagcATCATATCAATGCTTGATGCGAGAGGGACAGCAGGATACATTGCCCCTGAAGTGTTTTCGAAGAATTTTGGAGTAGTCTCGCATAAGTCTGATGTGTATAGTTATGGGATGGtggttcttgagatgattggaGCAAGGAATATAGAAACCGTCCAACACTCTGGATCCAACAATAGTTCAATGTACTTTCCAGATTGGATCTATAAGGATTTTGAGAGGGAACAAATCATGAAGATTTTTGGAGATCATTTaagcgaagaagaagagaaaattgCAAGGAAAATGGTATTGGTTGGTCTATGGTGCATTCAGACCAATCCAACTCGTCGTCCAGCAATGATCAAAGTCATTGAAATGCTAGAGGGGAGTCTAGAGGCTCTTGAGGTACCACCTAAGCATCTCTTGTGTTTAACCGCAACAAGGGTTCCAGAAACTATTGAAGATAGTAATAATGAGACTTCAAGCTTCTCTTACCCAAGTCAGTTTGAAAGAGGCACCCTCTCTGGTGAAGATACTTTACGCATTTCCGCATAA
- the LOC103871265 gene encoding ubiquitin carboxyl-terminal hydrolase 6 encodes MLTVSVKWQKKVFEGIEIDPTLPPYVFKAQLYDLTGVPPERQKIMVKGGLLKDDADWSAIGVKDGQKLMMMGTADEIVKAPEKAIVFAEDLPEEEQATHLGYSAGLVNLGNTCYMNSTVQCLKSVPELKSALSNYALTGRSNDVDQTSHMLTVATRELFGDLDRSVNAVSPTQFWMTLRKKFPQFSQLQNGMHMQQDAEECWTQLLYTLSQSLKAPTSSEDSDAVKALFGVNLRSRVHCQESGEESSETESVYSLKCHISHEVNHLHEGLKHGLKGELEKTSPALGRTALYLKESLIDSLPRYLTVQFVRFFWKRETNQKAKILRKVDYPLELDIFDLCSEELRKKLEAPRQKLRDEEGKKLGLQPKSSSKDSDVKMTDAEASSKESGESSTVTQQEGGSSEKGTLHMTGIYDLVSVLTHKGRSADSGHYVAWVKQESGKWIQYDDSHPSLQREEDITKLSGGGDWHMAYIIMYKARFVSM; translated from the exons ATGCTCACAG TAAGCGTGAAGTGGCAAAAGAAGGTGTTTGAAGGAATCGAGATTGATCCCACTCTGCCTCCTTATGTGTTCAAGGCTCAGCTGTATGATTTGACTGGAGTTCCTCCAGAGAGGCAAAAGATCATGGTCAAAGGTGGACTCTTGAAG GATGATGCAGATTGGTCGGCTATTGGAGTGAAAGAT GGTCAGAAGCTGATGATGATGGGAACTGCAGATGAGATTGTGAAAGCTCCTGAAAAGGCTATTGTTTTTGCTGAGGATCTACCTGAAGAAGAGCAAGCCACTCATCTG GGTTATAGTGCAGGCCTTGTCAATCTTGGCAACACATGTTACATGAACTCCACGGTGCAGTGCTTAAAATCTGTCCCAGAGTTGAAATCTGCATTGTCCAA CTACGCACTTACTGGACGAAGCAATGATGTGGACCAGACTTCTCACATGCTCACAGTTGCCACACGTGAGCTATTTGGTGATCTTGACAGAAGTGTCAATGCTGTTTCCCCTACGCAGTTCTGGATG ACATTACGAAAAAAATTCCCTCAGTTTAGTCAGTTGCAGAATGGAATGCACATGCAGCAG GATGCTGAAGAATGTTGGACACAACTATTATACACTCTTTCTCAGTCCCTAAAAGCACCAACTTCCAGCGAAGATTCTGATGCTGTGAAAGCTCTCTTTGGTGTCAATCTTCGGAGCAG GGTGCATTGTCAAGAAAGTGGCGAAGAAAGCTCAGAGACGGAATCTGTATATTCTCTGAAATGTCATATATCACACGAGGTGAACCACTTGCATGAAGGATTAAAACAT GGGCTGAAAGGAGAACTTGAAAAAACATCTCCTGCTCTTGGCCGTACTGCGCTTTACCTCAAGGAGTCCCTTATAGATTCCTTGCCCAG GTACTTGACCGTTCAGTTTGTGCGATTCTTCTGGAAAAGGGAGACTAATCAGAAAGCAAAGATTCTCAGG AAAGTGGATTACCCGCTGGAATTGGATATATTTGACCTTTGTTCTGAGGAACTCCGAAAGAAACTGGAAGCTCCTCGCCAG AAACTAAGAGATGAGGAAGGTAAAAAGCTTGGTCTGCAACCAAAGAGTAGCTCAAAGGACAGCGATGTGAAAATGACTGATGCAGAG GCGTCATCAAAAGAAAGTGGAGAATCATCCACCGTTACCCAACAGGAAG GTGGTTCATCTGAGAAGGGAACTCTTCACATGACCGGAATCTATGACCTTGTCTCTGTGCTAACCCACAAGGGAAGGAGTGCGGACTCTGGTCATTATGTTGCATGGGTCAAGCAAGAGAGTG GCAAATGGATTCAGTATGATGATAGCCACCCGAGCCTGCAACGGGAGGAAGACATCACGAAGCTATCTGGAGGAG GTGATTGGCATATGGCGTACATCATTATGTACAAAGCCCGCTTCGTCTCCATGtga